A window of the Juglans microcarpa x Juglans regia isolate MS1-56 chromosome 5D, Jm3101_v1.0, whole genome shotgun sequence genome harbors these coding sequences:
- the LOC121263978 gene encoding cysteine-rich repeat secretory protein 38-like: protein MSSSQFTSSVYLLTFALLLQTIFGASPLFHFCSSSENFTTNDPYESNLKKLLGNLNYQTPPQGFGFGTAGQHPYQTYGLALCRGDVGASDCKTCVNEASNEIHKRCPYNKGAIIWYDNCLLKYLNKDFFGQIDNQNKFYMWNLRNVSNPTTFNEQTRGLLSLLAKEASATPKLYAVGEQEIGESKKLYGLAQCTRDLSSSDCFKCLDGIIDELPRCCGGKEGGRVVSGSCNFRYEIYPFVNT, encoded by the coding sequence ATGTCCTCCTCGCAGTTCACCTCCTCTGTCTACCTGCTAACATTTGCTCTCCTTCTCCAAACCATTTTTGGAGCCAGCCCTCTCTTCCATTTCTGTTCAAGCTCTGAAAACTTCACCACCAATGACCCTTACGAATCAAACCTAAAAAAGCTCTTGGGTAATCTTAACTACCAAACCCCACCCCAGGGCTTTGGTTTTGGTACAGCGGGTCAGCATCCATACCAAACTTATGGGCTTGCTCTTTGTCGCGGTGATGTTGGAGCATCAGACTGCAAGACTTGTGTTAATGAGGCGAGCAACGAAATTCACAAACGCTGCCCATATAACAAAGGTGCAATTATCTGGTACGATAATTGTCTTTTGAAGTACCTGAACAAGGACTTCTTTGGCCAAATCGATAATCAAAACAAGTTCTACATGTGGAACTTGAGAAATGTTAGCAATCCCACCACATTTAACGAACAGACGAGGGGGCTGTTGAGCCTACTAGCAAAAGAAGCATCCGCGACTCCAAAACTGTATGCAGTTGGAGAGCAAGAGATTGGAGAATCGAAAAAGCTCTATGGCTTGGCCCAATGCACTAGGGATCTCTCTAGTAGTGACTGTTTCAAGTGTCTTGATGGTATTATTGATGAACTTCCTCGCTGTTGTGGTGGGAAAGAAGGAGGAAGAGTTGTCAGTGGGAGTTGCAACTTCAGATACGAGATTTACCCCTTCGTCAACACATAg